The [Pseudomonas] carboxydohydrogena genome includes a window with the following:
- a CDS encoding DUF1465 family protein: protein MSDQAQDGLILLSEHFTNSAAFQDLFRDGMNLVEETAAYLDGEGRVEAKSLERAVGLTYATESMRLTTRLMQLASWLLLHRAVREGEMTLNQANREKTKVKLTAAEPGATDLIEKLPSQLQALITRSVELQAKVRRLDATMHAGKTDAVAPGNPLMPQLDRLRAAFEG, encoded by the coding sequence ATGTCGGATCAGGCGCAGGACGGTCTCATCCTGCTCAGCGAACATTTCACCAATTCGGCCGCGTTCCAGGATCTGTTCCGCGACGGCATGAATCTCGTCGAGGAAACGGCTGCGTATCTGGACGGCGAAGGCCGTGTGGAGGCGAAGTCGCTTGAGCGCGCCGTGGGTCTCACTTACGCGACCGAGAGCATGCGTCTCACCACGCGTCTGATGCAGTTGGCGTCGTGGCTGTTGCTGCATCGCGCGGTGCGCGAAGGCGAGATGACGCTGAACCAGGCCAACCGTGAAAAGACCAAGGTGAAGCTGACCGCGGCTGAGCCGGGCGCGACCGATCTGATCGAGAAGCTGCCGTCGCAGTTGCAGGCGCTGATCACGCGCTCGGTGGAATTGCAGGCGAAGGTGCGGCGCCTCGATGCCACCATGCATGCCGGGAAGACGGATGCCGTCGCGCCGGGCAATCCGCTGATGCCGCAACTCGACAGGCTGCGGGCCGCGTTCGAAGGCTGA
- a CDS encoding homoserine kinase, with protein MAVYTDVAADELAGFLSGYDLGDLLSYKGIAEGVENSNFLLHTTRGHFFLTLYEKRVAKGDLPFFLNLMGHLAARGIICPQPVANKDGETLGLLAGRPAAIIDFLEGVWPRKPGVVHCAAIGEALAKLHLAGADFAMSRANALSVAGWRPLFEASGARADTVQPGLRDFLAAELAHLEQSWPADLPRGIIHADLFPDNALFLGDTLSGLIDFYFACNDLLAYDVAICLNAWCFEADHSFNVTKARAFLNAYGKVRPLSAKEQAAFPLLARGAALRFLLTRLVDWLNVPPGALVKPKDPLEYVRKLRFHQSVRTIADYGLATSENVT; from the coding sequence ATGGCGGTTTATACCGACGTTGCCGCCGACGAGCTTGCGGGCTTCCTGTCCGGTTACGATCTCGGCGATCTGTTGTCCTACAAGGGCATCGCCGAGGGCGTCGAGAATTCCAATTTCCTGCTGCACACCACGCGCGGTCACTTTTTCCTGACGCTCTATGAAAAGCGCGTCGCCAAAGGCGACCTGCCGTTCTTCCTCAATCTGATGGGCCATCTCGCCGCGCGCGGCATCATCTGTCCGCAGCCGGTGGCGAATAAAGACGGCGAGACGCTCGGCCTGCTCGCGGGACGTCCGGCGGCGATCATCGACTTTCTCGAAGGCGTGTGGCCGCGCAAGCCCGGTGTCGTGCATTGCGCCGCGATCGGCGAGGCGCTGGCGAAGCTGCATCTGGCGGGGGCGGATTTCGCGATGTCGCGCGCCAACGCGCTATCGGTCGCGGGCTGGCGGCCGCTGTTCGAGGCGTCCGGGGCGCGCGCGGACACCGTGCAGCCGGGCCTGCGCGATTTTCTTGCCGCCGAACTCGCTCATCTGGAGCAAAGCTGGCCGGCCGATCTGCCGCGCGGCATCATCCATGCCGACCTGTTTCCCGACAACGCGCTGTTTCTCGGCGACACATTGTCGGGACTGATCGACTTCTATTTCGCCTGCAACGATCTGTTGGCCTACGACGTCGCGATCTGCCTCAACGCCTGGTGCTTCGAGGCCGATCATTCCTTCAACGTCACTAAGGCGCGGGCGTTTCTCAACGCCTACGGCAAGGTGCGTCCTCTGAGCGCGAAAGAGCAGGCGGCGTTTCCGCTGCTGGCACGCGGGGCGGCGTTGCGCTTCCTGCTGACGCGGCTGGTGGACTGGCTCAACGTGCCGCCCGGCGCGCTGGTGAAGCCGAAAGACCCGCTCGAATATGTCCGCAAGCTGCGCTTTCATCAAAGCGTACGGACGATTGCCGATTACGGCCTCGCCACTTCGGAAAACGTGACGTGA
- a CDS encoding protein-disulfide reductase DsbD domain-containing protein has product MNDIVPVKLRAALLAAATLVALPCASHAQDTSPWTRDSHAQLRLLAGSRNGPVLLGGINFKLDPGWKTYWRTPGDSGVPPRFDFSKSENVEAVTVLWPAPQAFPDGAGGIALGYHNEIVIPLRIAVRDAGKPVTLNANIQYAVCEKLCVPAQADLSLPFTSVASTEDSTLSAALDRVPKPANVGDPNPLTIRDVKRVGPKTVQVDVTSEKKEEPALFVEGPSPDWALPVPKLAAHHPPGVKRFVFDLVGLPSGVNPEGAALKFTLTGGERAYEFNVNLY; this is encoded by the coding sequence ATGAATGACATTGTTCCCGTAAAGCTCCGCGCTGCTCTGCTCGCGGCTGCAACGCTCGTTGCGCTGCCATGCGCCTCGCACGCGCAGGATACGTCGCCATGGACCCGCGACAGCCACGCGCAGCTTCGGCTGCTCGCGGGCTCTCGCAACGGCCCCGTGCTGCTCGGCGGCATCAATTTCAAGCTCGATCCGGGCTGGAAAACCTACTGGCGCACGCCCGGCGATTCCGGCGTGCCGCCGCGATTCGATTTCTCCAAATCCGAGAACGTCGAGGCTGTCACGGTGCTATGGCCCGCGCCGCAGGCCTTTCCCGACGGCGCGGGCGGCATCGCGCTCGGCTATCACAACGAAATCGTGATCCCGCTTCGCATCGCCGTCCGCGATGCGGGCAAGCCGGTCACGCTCAACGCCAACATCCAGTATGCGGTCTGCGAAAAACTGTGCGTGCCGGCGCAGGCCGATTTGTCGCTGCCCTTCACCAGCGTCGCCAGCACCGAGGACAGCACGCTGAGCGCCGCACTCGACCGCGTGCCGAAGCCCGCCAATGTCGGCGACCCCAATCCGCTGACCATCCGCGACGTCAAGCGCGTCGGCCCCAAGACCGTGCAGGTCGATGTCACCTCGGAGAAGAAAGAGGAGCCCGCGCTGTTCGTGGAGGGGCCGTCGCCGGACTGGGCGTTGCCGGTGCCGAAGCTCGCCGCGCATCATCCGCCCGGCGTGAAGCGTTTCGTGTTCGATCTCGTCGGCCTGCCGTCCGGCGTCAACCCGGAAGGCGCCGCGCTCAAATTCACCCTGACCGGCGGCGAGCGCGCCTACGAGTTCAACGTCAATCTGTATTGA
- the rnhA gene encoding ribonuclease HI, whose translation MSEPSRPHVVIFTDGACSGNPGPGGWGAILRFGEVEKEMKGGENPTTNNRMELMAAISALEALKKPASVDLTTDSQYVRQGITSWIHNWKKNGWRTADKKPVKNAELWQRLEAALKPHEVRWHWIKGHAGHAENERADQLARDGLAEHRSK comes from the coding sequence GTGAGCGAGCCGTCCCGTCCGCATGTGGTGATCTTCACCGATGGCGCCTGCTCGGGAAATCCGGGGCCGGGCGGCTGGGGCGCGATCCTGCGGTTCGGCGAGGTCGAGAAGGAAATGAAGGGCGGCGAGAACCCGACCACCAACAATCGCATGGAATTGATGGCGGCGATCTCCGCGCTGGAGGCGCTGAAGAAACCGGCCAGCGTCGATCTCACCACCGACAGCCAGTATGTCCGTCAGGGCATCACGAGCTGGATTCACAACTGGAAGAAGAATGGCTGGCGCACGGCGGACAAGAAGCCGGTGAAGAATGCCGAACTCTGGCAGCGGCTCGAGGCGGCGCTGAAGCCGCACGAGGTGCGCTGGCACTGGATCAAGGGCCACGCCGGTCACGCCGAGAACGAACGCGCCGATCAGCTCGCGCGCGACGGGCTGGCCGAGCATCGCTCGAAATAA
- a CDS encoding YqgE/AlgH family protein, with protein MDEKRTSGAQPAGSDERAGKAVSTETTYLDGQLLIAMPVMEDERFARSVIYVCAHSADGAMGIIVNRPAGSIDFPQLLRQLDIIDDAAPIELSDDGETVKILRGGPVETSRGFVLHSSDYSIKDATLPIDGGICLTATLDILKAIAQGTGPRQAILALGYAGWAPGQLESEIQHNGWLHCPADPDLIFGRDMDDKYQRALKKIGIDLGMLSNSAGHA; from the coding sequence ATGGACGAGAAACGGACATCTGGAGCACAGCCGGCTGGTTCTGACGAGCGTGCGGGAAAGGCTGTTTCGACGGAAACGACTTATCTCGACGGGCAGCTCCTTATCGCGATGCCGGTAATGGAAGACGAGCGGTTTGCGCGTTCGGTCATCTATGTTTGTGCGCATTCCGCCGATGGCGCAATGGGAATTATCGTGAACCGCCCCGCCGGCAGTATTGATTTCCCGCAATTGCTGCGGCAGCTCGATATCATCGACGACGCGGCACCGATCGAACTGTCCGATGATGGCGAAACGGTGAAGATCCTGCGCGGCGGCCCGGTCGAAACCAGCCGCGGTTTTGTCCTGCATTCGTCCGACTACTCGATCAAGGACGCGACATTGCCGATCGATGGCGGCATCTGCCTCACCGCGACGCTCGATATTCTCAAGGCGATTGCCCAGGGCACGGGGCCGCGGCAGGCCATTCTCGCGCTCGGCTACGCCGGGTGGGCGCCGGGACAACTGGAGAGTGAAATCCAGCACAACGGCTGGCTGCATTGCCCGGCCGACCCGGATCTGATTTTCGGCCGTGACATGGATGACAAGTACCAGCGTGCGCTGAAGAAGATCGGTATCGATCTGGGAATGTTGTCGAACAGCGCGGGTCACGCCTGA
- a CDS encoding NAD(P)H-quinone oxidoreductase — translation MDQLPTHMTAIAISSPGGPEVLVPEQRELPKPKAGEILVKVEAAGVNRPDVLQRMGKYPVPPGASDLPGLEIAGTVVALGEGASKHKIGDRVMSLTAGGGYAQYCVAPDAHAITIPDGLSMKQAATLPETVMTVWHNVFERGALKPHETLLVHGGSSGIGTTAIQMAKAYGAKVIVTVGGQDKADACLKLGADVAVNYKTQDFVAEAKAATNDKGVNVILDMVGGDYIDRNYDAAAVEGRIVQIAFLGGPKATANFAKLMMKRLWHTGSTLRPRSDKDKAAMVKAIEATVLPWILKGQLKPLIDSEFSLQDAAKAHARMESGQHIGKIVLTV, via the coding sequence ATGGATCAGCTCCCCACCCACATGACCGCCATCGCCATTTCCTCACCGGGCGGCCCGGAGGTGCTGGTGCCGGAGCAGCGCGAATTGCCGAAGCCGAAGGCCGGCGAAATCCTGGTCAAGGTGGAAGCGGCCGGCGTCAACCGCCCGGACGTGCTGCAACGGATGGGCAAATATCCCGTGCCTCCGGGCGCGAGCGACCTGCCCGGCCTCGAGATCGCGGGCACTGTCGTCGCGCTCGGCGAAGGCGCGAGCAAGCACAAGATCGGCGACCGGGTGATGTCGCTCACCGCGGGCGGCGGTTACGCGCAATACTGCGTGGCGCCCGACGCACACGCCATCACCATTCCCGATGGCCTGTCGATGAAGCAGGCCGCGACGTTGCCCGAGACGGTGATGACGGTGTGGCACAACGTGTTCGAGCGCGGCGCGCTCAAGCCTCATGAGACGCTGCTGGTGCATGGCGGCTCGTCCGGCATCGGCACCACCGCGATCCAGATGGCGAAGGCCTATGGCGCGAAGGTGATCGTCACCGTCGGCGGACAGGACAAGGCCGATGCCTGCCTCAAGCTCGGCGCCGATGTCGCCGTGAACTACAAGACCCAGGATTTCGTCGCCGAGGCCAAGGCCGCGACGAACGACAAGGGCGTCAACGTCATCCTCGACATGGTCGGCGGCGACTATATCGACCGCAACTACGATGCCGCTGCTGTCGAGGGCCGTATCGTCCAGATCGCCTTCCTGGGCGGACCAAAGGCCACGGCCAACTTCGCCAAGCTGATGATGAAGCGGCTCTGGCACACCGGATCGACGCTGCGCCCGCGTTCGGACAAGGATAAAGCGGCGATGGTTAAGGCCATCGAGGCGACCGTCCTGCCCTGGATCCTCAAGGGACAGCTAAAGCCCCTGATCGACAGCGAGTTTTCGCTTCAAGACGCCGCCAAGGCCCATGCCCGGATGGAAAGCGGGCAGCATATTGGCAAGATTGTGCTCACGGTTTGA
- a CDS encoding ABC transporter transmembrane domain-containing protein, protein MNVVERIPADGQVVPASAEVKAAESSAAPPETKARRPGLRPLLALAPYVGRYRGRAIGALVALIVASLATLAVPLAVRRMIDFGFSPESVAMINSYFSVMIGVVAVLAASSAMRYYFVITIGERIVADLRSDVFRHLTRLSPSFFDTAHSGELVSRLTADTTQIKSAVGASVSIALRNLVLFVGAAAMMVVSSPKLSGFVLAAIPLIVLPLVAFGRRVRKLSRGAQDTLAEASSYASELIGAIRTLQAFTNELLAQARFGGEVERAYEAARASTRARAWLTAVVIFLIFSSVVAILWVGSHDIVTGQITAGRLGQFVLYAAFAAGALGELSQVWGEIAQASGAAERLFEILNVKSDITAPANPKHLPVPARGDIVFDRVRFAYPTRPDAFVVDGVSFAVKAGEKIAVVGPSGAGKSTLFHLLLRFYDPRNGSITFDGVPVDEVTPEDLRSRIALVPQDSAIFAATARENIRFGRPDASDAEVERAAEQAHATEFLRRMPNGFETQLGERGVTLSGGQRQRIAIARAILRDAPLLLLDEATSALDAESETLVQTALEELMQQRTTLVIAHRLATVLSCDRILVMEHGRIVEQGTHASLVAANGLYARLARLQFEGG, encoded by the coding sequence ATGAATGTGGTGGAACGCATCCCGGCGGACGGGCAAGTCGTGCCGGCTTCGGCCGAAGTGAAGGCAGCTGAGTCATCGGCCGCGCCGCCGGAGACCAAAGCCCGCCGCCCCGGCCTGCGCCCCTTGCTCGCGCTCGCGCCCTATGTCGGACGCTATCGTGGCCGCGCCATCGGGGCGCTGGTCGCGCTGATCGTCGCTTCGCTTGCCACGCTCGCGGTGCCGCTCGCGGTTCGCCGCATGATCGATTTCGGGTTCAGTCCCGAAAGCGTCGCGATGATCAACAGCTATTTCAGCGTGATGATCGGCGTCGTCGCCGTGCTCGCGGCCTCCAGCGCGATGCGTTATTATTTCGTCATCACCATCGGCGAACGCATCGTCGCAGATCTGCGCAGCGATGTGTTCAGGCATCTGACGCGGCTGTCGCCATCCTTCTTCGACACCGCCCATAGCGGCGAGCTGGTCTCGCGGCTCACCGCCGATACCACGCAGATCAAGTCGGCGGTCGGCGCGTCCGTATCCATCGCGCTGCGCAATCTCGTGCTGTTCGTCGGCGCCGCGGCGATGATGGTGGTGTCGAGTCCGAAGCTGTCGGGCTTCGTGCTCGCCGCGATCCCGCTGATCGTGTTGCCGCTGGTCGCCTTCGGCCGCCGCGTGCGCAAGCTGTCGCGCGGCGCGCAGGACACGCTTGCGGAAGCATCGTCCTATGCCTCCGAATTGATTGGCGCGATCCGCACGCTGCAAGCCTTCACCAACGAATTATTGGCGCAGGCACGGTTCGGCGGCGAGGTCGAGCGCGCCTACGAGGCCGCACGTGCCTCGACCCGCGCGCGCGCGTGGCTCACCGCCGTCGTGATCTTCCTGATCTTCTCCAGCGTGGTGGCGATCCTGTGGGTCGGCTCGCATGACATCGTCACCGGGCAGATCACCGCGGGCCGGCTTGGGCAGTTCGTGCTGTATGCGGCGTTCGCCGCCGGCGCGCTCGGCGAGTTGAGCCAGGTCTGGGGCGAGATCGCGCAGGCCTCCGGTGCGGCCGAGCGGTTGTTCGAAATCCTCAACGTGAAATCCGATATCACCGCGCCCGCCAATCCGAAGCATCTGCCCGTGCCCGCGCGCGGCGACATCGTGTTCGATCGCGTTCGTTTCGCCTATCCGACACGGCCGGATGCCTTCGTGGTGGATGGCGTGTCGTTTGCGGTGAAGGCGGGCGAGAAGATCGCAGTTGTCGGCCCCTCGGGCGCGGGCAAGAGCACGCTGTTTCATCTGTTGCTGCGGTTCTACGATCCGCGCAACGGCTCGATCACCTTCGACGGCGTGCCGGTCGATGAGGTGACGCCGGAGGACCTTCGCTCGCGCATTGCACTGGTGCCACAGGATTCGGCGATCTTCGCCGCCACCGCGCGCGAGAACATTCGCTTCGGCCGCCCCGATGCATCGGATGCCGAGGTCGAGCGTGCCGCCGAGCAGGCCCACGCCACGGAATTCCTGCGCCGCATGCCGAATGGTTTCGAGACGCAGCTCGGCGAGCGCGGCGTCACGCTGTCGGGCGGCCAGCGCCAGCGCATCGCGATCGCGCGCGCGATCCTGCGCGATGCGCCGTTGTTGCTGCTCGATGAGGCGACCTCCGCGCTCGACGCCGAAAGCGAAACGCTGGTGCAGACCGCGCTGGAGGAATTGATGCAGCAGCGCACCACGCTGGTGATCGCGCATCGCCTCGCCACCGTGCTGTCGTGCGATCGCATTCTGGTGATGGAGCATGGCCGCATTGTCGAGCAGGGCACCCATGCCTCGCTCGTCGCCGCGAACGGGCTCTATGCGCGGCTGGCGCGATTGCAGTTCGAGGGCGGCTAG
- the rpmE gene encoding 50S ribosomal protein L31, with the protein MKAEIHPDYHTIKVVMTDGTEYLTRSTYGKEGDTLNLDIDSKSHPAWTGGTQQILDRGGRVSRFQKKFSGFLKKD; encoded by the coding sequence ATGAAAGCCGAAATTCATCCGGATTATCATACGATTAAGGTCGTGATGACCGACGGAACCGAGTACCTCACGCGCTCGACCTACGGCAAGGAAGGCGACACGCTGAACCTCGACATCGATTCCAAATCGCATCCGGCCTGGACCGGCGGCACCCAGCAGATCCTCGACCGTGGCGGCCGGGTCTCCCGCTTCCAGAAGAAGTTCTCGGGCTTCCTCAAGAAGGACTAA
- a CDS encoding EAL domain-containing protein — MRSIRCYALLALSFLMLAAHQPAYAVDAISVRTDAPAIDLTGVLEFQHSDTDRIQVSTAPGPDGIVRRIEVRAREGGKNWVVFALTNTTDEQIDRLIVVPHYRIVSSGLLWPDLGLSRIATITPSAGDRPDRQDSSTADIFRITLDPGAVVTYVAELRTDAIPQLYLWEPEAYKDKVNSFTLYQGIVIGIAGLLALVLTILFVVKGSIMFPAAAALAWAVLVYIGVDFGFWGKVFDMSVDAERVWRASGEAMLAATLLVFLFAYLNLSRWHVRYSHITIGWVAFLGALVALALFDPAVASGIARISLFLIAGAGFALIVYLATQGFDRAVLLIPTWFLFLVWVIAAGMTVTGAVTNDIVGPALLGGLVLIVMLIGFTVMQHAFAGGATTGIVSDVERRALALTGSGDLIWDWDVSADKVFTSPETEGLLGLKRGTLEGPAARWLEVLHPLDQDRFRAALDSVLDQRRGRLVQDFRLRTPDGHFMWFALKARPVVGSDGEVARVVGTLSDVTEIKNAEERMLHDSVHDNLTGLPNRQLFMDRLNAMAGFIKTAPNLRPTVMVIDLDRFKQVNDSVGIAVGDSILLTLARRLARILKPQDTLARLAGDQFGLLLTSEHEPANITALAETIRKTIRAPIAFNEREIFLTASIGLALSDPQAPLTDEIVKDAELAMYHSKRIGGDRIDVYKPPMRARKTDRLTLESELRRAIERQEITILYQPIMRLEDRAVAGFEALARWDHPKLGRLSPSEFISIAEEIGLIVDLGQFVMDTTAKQLSAWQRATRTRVPLFASVNVSSRQLLRHDLIHDVRGVLSRSAVARGSLKLELTESLVMENPEHAAQMLHRIKELGTGLSLDDFGTGHSSLSYLQRFPFDTIKIDQSFVRTTRNGARPTLLKSIIAMAHDLGMEVVAEGAETDSDAVELYQLGCEYAQGFAFGEPMDAASATRLLTGDKTEAPQRPRRLSLRSSPTPTSTAAATTAPAASPPAAPAAAPQQSR; from the coding sequence TTGCGTTCGATCAGATGCTACGCGCTGCTCGCGCTCAGCTTCCTGATGTTGGCCGCCCACCAGCCGGCATACGCGGTCGACGCCATCAGCGTCCGCACCGACGCGCCTGCCATCGACCTCACCGGCGTTCTCGAGTTCCAGCACAGCGACACCGACCGCATCCAGGTTTCGACCGCGCCCGGCCCTGACGGCATCGTCCGCCGCATCGAGGTGCGCGCGCGCGAGGGCGGCAAGAACTGGGTGGTGTTCGCGCTGACCAACACCACCGACGAACAGATCGACCGCCTGATCGTGGTGCCGCATTATCGCATCGTCTCGTCCGGCCTGCTGTGGCCCGACCTTGGCCTGTCGCGCATCGCCACCATCACGCCCTCCGCCGGCGACCGGCCCGACCGGCAGGACTCCTCGACCGCCGACATCTTCCGCATCACGCTCGATCCCGGCGCGGTCGTGACCTACGTCGCCGAACTGCGCACCGACGCCATTCCGCAGCTCTATCTGTGGGAGCCGGAAGCCTACAAGGACAAGGTCAATTCCTTCACGCTGTACCAGGGTATCGTCATCGGCATCGCCGGCCTGCTCGCGCTGGTGCTGACGATCCTGTTCGTGGTGAAGGGCAGCATCATGTTCCCCGCCGCCGCAGCACTCGCCTGGGCGGTGCTCGTCTATATCGGGGTCGATTTCGGATTCTGGGGCAAGGTGTTCGACATGTCGGTCGATGCCGAGCGCGTCTGGCGCGCCTCGGGCGAGGCGATGCTGGCGGCGACGCTGCTGGTGTTCCTGTTCGCCTACCTCAACCTGTCGCGATGGCATGTGCGATACTCGCATATCACCATCGGCTGGGTCGCCTTCCTCGGCGCGCTGGTGGCGCTGGCGCTGTTCGATCCCGCCGTCGCCTCCGGCATCGCGCGCATTTCGCTATTTCTCATCGCGGGCGCGGGCTTCGCGCTGATCGTCTATCTCGCCACGCAAGGTTTCGACCGCGCCGTGCTGCTGATCCCGACATGGTTTTTGTTTCTCGTCTGGGTGATCGCGGCGGGCATGACCGTCACCGGCGCGGTGACCAACGACATCGTCGGCCCCGCTCTGCTCGGCGGCCTCGTGCTGATCGTGATGCTGATCGGCTTCACGGTGATGCAGCACGCCTTCGCGGGTGGTGCAACGACCGGCATCGTCTCCGACGTCGAACGCCGCGCGCTGGCGCTGACCGGATCGGGCGACCTGATCTGGGACTGGGACGTCTCCGCCGACAAGGTGTTCACCAGCCCGGAGACAGAGGGCCTGCTCGGCCTCAAGCGCGGCACGCTGGAAGGCCCCGCCGCGCGATGGCTCGAAGTTCTGCACCCGCTCGATCAGGATCGCTTCCGCGCCGCCCTCGACAGCGTGCTCGACCAGCGCCGCGGCCGTCTGGTCCAGGATTTCCGCCTGCGCACGCCGGACGGGCATTTCATGTGGTTCGCGCTGAAGGCGCGCCCGGTGGTCGGCTCCGACGGCGAGGTCGCGCGCGTGGTCGGCACGCTCTCGGACGTCACCGAGATCAAGAACGCCGAAGAGCGTATGCTGCACGATTCCGTGCACGACAATCTCACCGGCCTGCCGAACCGGCAATTGTTCATGGACCGCCTCAATGCGATGGCGGGCTTCATCAAGACCGCGCCGAACCTGCGGCCCACCGTGATGGTGATCGACCTCGACCGCTTCAAGCAGGTCAACGATTCCGTCGGCATCGCGGTCGGCGATTCCATCCTGCTGACGCTGGCGCGGCGGCTGGCGCGCATTCTCAAGCCGCAGGACACTCTGGCCCGGCTCGCCGGCGACCAGTTCGGCCTGCTGCTGACGTCCGAGCACGAGCCCGCCAATATCACCGCGCTGGCCGAAACCATCCGCAAGACCATCCGCGCGCCGATCGCCTTCAACGAGCGCGAGATTTTCCTCACCGCCTCGATCGGCCTCGCGCTCAGCGATCCGCAGGCGCCGCTGACCGACGAGATCGTCAAGGACGCCGAGCTTGCGATGTATCACTCCAAGCGGATCGGCGGCGACCGCATCGACGTCTACAAACCGCCGATGCGCGCGCGCAAGACCGACCGCCTGACGCTGGAATCCGAACTGCGCCGCGCCATCGAGCGGCAGGAAATCACCATCCTCTACCAGCCGATCATGCGGCTGGAGGATCGCGCGGTGGCGGGCTTCGAGGCACTGGCGCGCTGGGATCATCCCAAACTTGGACGTTTATCGCCGTCCGAATTCATCTCCATCGCCGAGGAGATCGGCCTGATCGTCGATCTCGGCCAGTTCGTGATGGACACGACCGCCAAGCAATTGAGCGCATGGCAGCGCGCGACACGCACCCGCGTGCCGCTGTTCGCGAGCGTCAACGTCTCGTCGCGCCAGTTGCTGCGCCACGACCTGATCCACGACGTGCGCGGCGTGCTGTCGCGCTCGGCGGTGGCGCGCGGCTCGCTCAAGCTGGAATTGACCGAATCTCTCGTGATGGAAAATCCCGAGCACGCGGCCCAGATGCTGCACCGGATCAAGGAGCTCGGCACCGGACTGTCGCTCGACGATTTCGGCACCGGCCACTCGTCGCTGTCCTATTTGCAGCGCTTTCCGTTCGACACCATCAAGATCGACCAGTCGTTCGTGCGCACGACGCGCAACGGCGCGCGGCCGACGCTGTTGAAATCCATCATCGCGATGGCGCACGATCTCGGCATGGAAGTGGTGGCGGAAGGCGCGGAGACGGATTCGGACGCGGTGGAGCTTTACCAGCTCGGCTGCGAGTACGCGCAGGGCTTCGCCTTCGGCGAGCCGATGGACGCGGCCAGCGCCACGCGCCTGCTGACCGGCGACAAGACCGAGGCGCCGCAGCGGCCGCGCCGCCTGTCGCTGCGCTCCTCGCCAACGCCGACATCAACTGCTGCCGCGACGACTGCTCCGGCCGCGTCGCCACCGGCCGCCCCTGCGGCTGCGCCCCAGCAAAGCCGCTGA
- a CDS encoding DUF1192 domain-containing protein, translating to MPIDDDDRPRPKITHQLGQDLSLLSFDDLNERVAMLEAEIERLKEEATRKRASRDAAASFFKS from the coding sequence ATGCCGATCGACGACGATGACCGGCCGCGGCCGAAGATCACGCATCAGCTCGGACAGGATCTGTCGCTTCTGTCGTTCGATGATCTGAACGAGCGTGTCGCGATGCTGGAGGCGGAGATCGAACGGCTGAAGGAGGAGGCTACAAGAAAGCGCGCCTCGCGCGATGCGGCGGCGAGCTTCTTCAAGTCGTGA
- a CDS encoding peroxiredoxin: protein MSIKVGDSLPQATFTVMTEEGPKPKTTDEIFKGKKVALFAVPGAYTGTCHKMHMPSVFQNAAAIKAKGIDTIAVVSVNDVFVMNAWKRDTDFNNEAIYLADGSADFAKAIGLDIDLSARGLGIRSNRYSMLVDNGVVKKLNLEPNPGKVEVSGGDTLLGQL from the coding sequence ATGAGCATTAAAGTCGGCGACAGCCTGCCGCAGGCCACCTTCACCGTGATGACGGAAGAAGGCCCGAAGCCGAAGACCACGGACGAGATTTTCAAGGGGAAAAAGGTGGCGCTGTTCGCCGTTCCGGGCGCCTACACCGGCACCTGCCACAAGATGCACATGCCGAGCGTGTTTCAGAACGCCGCCGCGATCAAGGCCAAGGGCATCGACACCATCGCGGTGGTCTCCGTCAACGATGTCTTCGTCATGAATGCCTGGAAGCGCGACACCGATTTCAACAATGAGGCGATCTATCTCGCCGACGGCAGCGCCGATTTCGCCAAGGCGATCGGCCTCGACATCGACCTGTCCGCGCGCGGTCTCGGCATCCGCTCGAACCGCTATTCGATGCTGGTGGACAACGGTGTGGTGAAGAAACTCAACCTCGAGCCGAACCCCGGCAAGGTCGAGGTGTCCGGCGGCGACACGCTGCTCGGGCAGCTTTGA